The proteins below are encoded in one region of Scophthalmus maximus strain ysfricsl-2021 chromosome 4, ASM2237912v1, whole genome shotgun sequence:
- the mrpl16 gene encoding 39S ribosomal protein L16, mitochondrial gives MFSFIKAAVGGLTGICGAPGHRQGPLYSHLKVLASGLKTHEIPPDYSDVVLPEKPKLKFLNKVPNLKKAKKEMKKLSDIQGPAKAANTFTTGQYAIVAMGGGYLHWGHIEMIRLTINRKMDSRTTFARWRINSPYKPITRKGLGQRMGGGKGAIDHYVTPVRYGRLIVEVGGKVELGEVGHILTEIAKKLPFPAKVLSRESLVAMQKKQADMEQDNQNPWTFKKIVQGNMLGIRKVLSPFDLHNHGCFTGKFHLPGRV, from the exons ATGTTCTCGTTCATCAAGGCCGCTGTCGGCGGATTAACCGGAATCTGTGGAGCCCCCGGTCACCGACAGG GTCCTTTGTACAGCCACTTGAAAGTTCTGGCTTCTGGGCTGAAGACGCATGAAATCCCCCCAGACTACAGTG ATGTGGTGCTGCCAGAGAAACCCAAACTGAAATTTTTGAACAAGGTGcctaatttaaaaaaggctaagaaagagatgaaaaagcTGAGTGATATCCAAGGCCCAGCCAAGGCAGCAAACACCTTCACTACAGGACAGTACGCAATCGTG GCCATGGGAGGGGGCTACCTACATTGGGGTCACATAGAGATGATTCGTCTAACCATCAACCGTAAGATGGATTCCCGGACCACGTTTGCCCGGTGGCGAATTAATAGCCCATATAAGCCCATCACACGTAAAGGTCTGGGTCAGCGCATGGGTGGGGGAAAGGGAGCCATTGACCACTATGTGACACCTGTTCGTTATGGTCGTTTAATTGTGGAGGTAGGAGGAAAGGTGGAGTTGGGAGAGGTTGGGCATATCTTGACTGAAATAGCAAAGAAGCTACCGTTCCCTGCCAAG GTACTGAGCAGAGAGAGTTTAGTGGCAATGCAAAAGAAGCAGGCTGATATGGAGCAGGACAACCAGAATCCCTGGACCTTTAAGAAGATTGTGCAGGGCAACATGCTGGGCATCAGGAAGGTGCTCAGCCCCTTTGACCTGCACAACCATGGATGCTTCACAGGCAAATTTCACCTCCCGGGGAGGGTGTGA
- the trmt10c gene encoding tRNA methyltransferase 10 homolog C: MLRLLASLRLHELYRCSHFVASCVTKRQLVGFLPVSSHRSTPSRRHFSAGSPVWKDALHPEGKKSEEVETIDLDKWKLVMRSKAAPERKQQADEEEDVSDDENLTEPGVASLEATRDLVVMWRHAGKLVPQEMTDEQVETLAGLTTKSSRKKYLKFLAIKEGLKRTHKERQQRKKVEREAFLEQKREQVTDKEEMGNTFLLRFWDRSLDKLLAWRSAQAMLFNQSLVFDMSYDSYMSRREVENTVSQLMEVEAWNRRATEPYHLHFCNLQPGGAYEKELLKRYGAETWDRLLITSTDRQHVDLFPRERLVYLTADSRNVLRTFDPSKVYIIGSMVDRSIQSGLSLANAKRLNLATARLPLDEFLQWEIGAKNLTLDQMIRIMLTIKDTGKWEEALKFVPKRKHDGFQQHQTQKETIHNRIRGVTNHRPREEGDRPLRFGERTFKNVDQSLYRSQKDPRVTGRDRMSGLPDDRESKPAATRERTSFKSNMEGRTKADKNKMRWDDN, encoded by the coding sequence ATGTTGCGGCTCCTCGCCTCCCTGCGTTTACATGAACTCTACAGATGCAGTCACTTCGTGGCATCTTGTGTCACCAAGCGGCAGCTCGTGGGTTTTCTCCCAGTCAGCAGTCACCGATCAACCCCCTCCCGCCGCCACTTCAGCGCCGGGAGCCCGGTGTGGAAAGACGCGCTCCATCCCGAAGGAAAGAAGTCCGAGGAAGTAGAGACAATAGACTTGGACAAATGGAAACTTGTGATGAGATCAAAAGCTGCACCAGAAAGGAAACAACAagctgatgaggaagaggacgtAAGTGATGATGAAAACCTCACGGAACCGGGAGTTGCTTCACTTGAGGCAACCAGGGATCTGGTTGTGATGTGGCGGCATGCTGGGAAGCTCGTACCTCAAGAGATGACTGATGAGCAGGTTGAGACGCTGGCGGGGCTCACCACCAAGTCGTCCAGGAAGAAGTACTTGAAGTTCCTGGCCATCAAGGAGGGCCTCAAAAGGACCCACaaggagaggcagcagaggaagaaggtggagagggaggccTTCCTGGAGCAAAAGAGAGAACAGGTCACAGATAAGGAGGAAATGGGAAACACGTTCCTCCTCCGGTTCTGGGACCGCTCCCTGGACAAGCTGCTGGCCTGGAGGAGCGCCCAGGCCATGCTGTTCAATCAGTCGCTGGTGTTCGACATGAGCTATGACTCCTACATGTCGAGACGGGAGGTGGAGAACACAGTGTCCCAGCTGATGGAGGTGGAGGCGTGGAACCGGCGGGCCACTGAGCCCTACCACCTCCACTTTTGCAACCTGCAGCCAGGTGGGGCCTACGAGAAGGAGCTGCTCAAACGATACGGTGCAGAGACCTGGGACCGACTGCTCATTACCAGCACCGACCGCCAGCATGTCGACCTGTTCCCTCGTGAGCGGCTCGTGTACCTCACCGCAGACTCCCGCAATGTCCTCCGCACCTTTGACCCCTCCAAGGTCTACATCATTGGATCTATGGTAGATCGGTCCATCCAGTCAGGCTTGTCACTGGCCAACGCAAAGCGCCTGAACTTGGCCACAGCCCGTTTACCGCTGGACGAGTTCCTCCAATGGGAGATAGGAGCCAAAAATCTGACTCTGGACCAGATGATCCGCATCATGCTCACTATCAAGGATACAGGTAAATGGGAGGAGGCGTTGAAGTTCGTGCCAAAGAGGAAACATGACGGCTTCCAGCAACATCAGACGCAAAAAGAGACAATCCATAACAGAATCAGGGGAGTGACGAATCATAGAccaagagaggaaggagacagacCGTTAAGATTTGGAGaaaggacatttaaaaatgtggacCAAAGTCTGTACAGGTCACAGAAAGATCCTCGGGTCACTGGCAGAGACAGAATGTCTGGTCTGCCCGATGACAGAGAGAGCAAACCTGCTGCAACCAGGGAACGGACATCGTTTAAGAGCAATATGGAGGGAAGAACAAaggcagacaaaaacaaaatgaggtgGGATGACAACTGA
- the txnl4b gene encoding thioredoxin-like protein 4B: MSLFLPKLTCKKDIDEVIKGVAEKVVVLRFGRDEDSICLQLDEILSKTAHDLSNMASIYIVDVDKAPIYTRYFDISYIPSTVFFFNGQHMKVDYGSPDHTKFIGSFKTKQDFKDLIEVIYRGAMRGKMIVQSPIDPQNIPKFDLLYHGI, translated from the exons atgagtttgtttttgcctAAATTAACTTGCAAAAAAGACATAGATGAAGTGATCAAAGGTGTTGCAGAGAAGGTTGTAGTTCTGAGGTTCGGCAGAGACGAAGACTCAATTTGTCTGCAGCTCGATGAGATT TTGTCAAAAACTGCCCACGACCTCAGCAACATGGCGTCGATCTACATCGTCGATGTGGATAAAGCTCCGATTTACACGAGATACTTTGACATCAGTTACATCCCCTCCACGGTTTTCTTCTTCAACGGGCAGCACATGAAAGTGGATTATGG ctCCCCAGATCACACCAAATTCATCGGCAGTTTTAAGACGAAGCAAGATTTCAAGGACCTGATTGAAGTCATATACAGAGGAGCCATGCGGGGAAAGATGATTGTCCAGAGTCCCATAGATCCTCAAAATATTCCCAAATTCGATCTCCTCTACCATGGAATTTAG